Proteins found in one Streptomyces sp. NBC_00461 genomic segment:
- a CDS encoding dihydrolipoyl dehydrogenase family protein, whose translation MTDTETIAYDVVVLGAGPVGENVADRTRAAGLSTAVVESELVGGECSYWACVPSKALLRPAIARAEARRVPGLRQSVQGPLEAAAVLAHRNYYTSDWHDDGAAGWLEGIGADLYRGRGRLTGPRTVTVTGSDGGQRVLTARHAVAVCTGTDAVLPDLPGLADVKPWTSRNATSAQEVPGRLVVVGGGVVATEMATAWQALGSQVTVLVRGKGLLNRMEPFAGELVVEALTEAGADIRTGTSVESVARENGTVVVVTGDGERIEADEILFATGRRPRTDDIGLDTVGLEPGGWLPVDDSMLVNGSDWLYACGDVNHRALLTHQGKYQARIAGAAIAGRASGVPILESDPWGAHTATADHHAVPQVVFTDPEAAAVGLSLAEAEQAGYRVRAVDVEMSSAAGAGLYADGYRGRARMIVDLNEEILRGVTFVGPGVGELIHSATVAVAGQVPIARLWHAVPSFPTISEVWLRLLEAYRDN comes from the coding sequence ATGACGGATACGGAAACCATCGCGTACGACGTCGTGGTGCTCGGGGCCGGGCCCGTGGGGGAGAACGTGGCCGACCGCACGCGTGCGGCAGGCCTGTCCACCGCGGTCGTGGAGAGCGAGCTGGTCGGCGGCGAGTGCTCGTACTGGGCCTGCGTCCCCAGCAAGGCGCTGCTGCGCCCGGCCATCGCCCGCGCGGAAGCCCGCCGGGTGCCCGGCCTGCGACAGTCGGTGCAGGGCCCCCTCGAAGCCGCCGCGGTCCTCGCGCACCGTAACTACTACACCTCCGACTGGCACGACGACGGCGCTGCCGGGTGGCTTGAGGGCATCGGAGCCGACCTCTACCGCGGCCGGGGCCGCCTGACCGGCCCGCGCACGGTGACCGTCACCGGCTCGGACGGCGGGCAACGCGTGCTCACCGCCCGGCACGCGGTCGCCGTCTGCACGGGCACCGACGCCGTACTGCCCGATCTGCCGGGCCTGGCCGACGTCAAGCCGTGGACCAGCAGAAACGCGACGAGCGCGCAGGAAGTGCCCGGCCGTCTCGTCGTGGTCGGCGGGGGAGTAGTCGCCACCGAGATGGCCACCGCCTGGCAGGCCCTCGGCTCGCAGGTCACCGTCCTCGTCCGGGGCAAGGGCCTGCTCAACCGCATGGAGCCCTTCGCCGGAGAGCTGGTCGTCGAGGCTCTCACCGAGGCCGGCGCGGACATCCGCACCGGTACGTCGGTCGAGTCGGTCGCCCGCGAGAACGGCACGGTCGTCGTGGTGACCGGCGACGGCGAGCGCATCGAGGCCGATGAGATCCTCTTCGCCACGGGCCGCCGTCCGCGCACCGACGACATCGGCCTGGACACGGTCGGCCTGGAACCGGGCGGCTGGCTGCCCGTCGACGACAGCATGCTGGTGAACGGAAGCGACTGGCTGTACGCGTGCGGCGACGTCAACCACCGCGCGCTCCTCACCCACCAGGGCAAGTACCAGGCGCGCATCGCGGGCGCCGCAATCGCCGGCCGCGCGTCCGGCGTACCGATCCTGGAGTCGGACCCCTGGGGCGCCCACACCGCCACCGCCGACCACCACGCCGTCCCCCAGGTCGTCTTCACCGACCCGGAGGCGGCGGCCGTGGGTCTCTCCCTCGCGGAGGCGGAACAGGCCGGGTACCGGGTACGGGCCGTGGACGTCGAGATGTCCTCGGCGGCCGGCGCGGGACTGTACGCCGACGGCTACCGCGGCCGCGCACGCATGATCGTCGACCTGAACGAGGAGATCCTGCGCGGAGTCACCTTCGTCGGACCCGGCGTCGGCGAACTCATCCACTCGGCGACGGTCGCGGTGGCCGGCCAGGTCCCGATCGCCCGGCTGTGGCACGCGGTGCCGTCGTTCCCGACGATCAGCGAGGTGTGGCTGCGCCTGCTGGAGGCGTACCGCGACAACTGA
- the trxA gene encoding thioredoxin, translating into MSSTVELTKENFDQTVTDNEFVLIDFWASWCGPCRQFAPVYEKAAEENPDLVFGKIDTEAQPELAAAFGIQSIPTLMIVRDQVAVFAQPGALPEAALTDVIGQARKLDMDEVRKAVAEQQAQADQNGQ; encoded by the coding sequence ATGAGCAGCACCGTGGAGCTCACCAAGGAGAATTTCGACCAGACGGTCACGGACAACGAGTTCGTCCTGATCGACTTCTGGGCGTCGTGGTGCGGGCCGTGCCGTCAGTTCGCGCCTGTGTACGAGAAGGCGGCCGAGGAGAACCCGGACCTGGTGTTCGGCAAGATCGACACCGAGGCGCAGCCGGAGCTGGCCGCGGCCTTCGGTATCCAGTCGATCCCGACGCTGATGATCGTCCGTGACCAGGTCGCCGTGTTCGCGCAGCCGGGCGCCCTGCCCGAGGCCGCCCTGACGGACGTCATCGGACAGGCGCGCAAGCTGGACATGGACGAGGTTCGCAAGGCGGTCGCGGAGCAGCAGGCCCAGGCCGACCAGAACGGCCAGTAG
- a CDS encoding benzaldehyde dehydrogenase has translation MPLLESKTWQSRPLSGPEYAVTEPATGDTLATVTLASAEDVGTAAEAARAAQAEWARVPHFVRAGVLRRAGDLFTAHAAELREWIVRESGSIPGKADFELHVAAQECYEAAALASRPAGQILPSEAPRLSYTRRVPVGVVGVISPFNAPVILSIRSVAPALALGNAVVLKPDPRTAVCGGLSLAAVFAEAGLPENLLQVLPGGPDVGQALVADPRVPVISFTGSTAAGRAVGEAAGRHLKRVHLELGGNSALVVLEDADLDAVISTAAWGSFFHQGQICMTTGRHLVHQSVYEEYVERLSAKADALAVGDPHREQVHLGPIIDDAQLAKVHGLVEASTSRGATLAAGGTHERRFYRPTVLAGVDDSTPAYAEEVFGPVAPVRSFATVDEAAALAAHGEYGLSLGIVTRDTARGLDLAERIPTGIVHINDQTVNDEAVAPFGGIAASGTGARFGGEANLEAFTDVRWTTVRGDVAPYPF, from the coding sequence ATGCCGTTGCTCGAATCGAAAACCTGGCAGTCCCGCCCCCTGTCGGGACCCGAGTACGCCGTAACCGAGCCTGCCACCGGGGACACCCTCGCCACCGTCACCCTCGCCTCCGCCGAGGACGTCGGCACGGCCGCCGAGGCCGCGCGCGCCGCCCAGGCCGAGTGGGCGCGTGTCCCGCACTTCGTCCGCGCCGGCGTCCTGCGCAGGGCAGGCGACCTGTTCACCGCGCACGCAGCCGAACTGCGCGAATGGATCGTGCGCGAGTCCGGATCGATCCCCGGCAAGGCCGACTTCGAGCTGCACGTCGCCGCCCAGGAGTGCTACGAGGCCGCCGCGCTCGCCTCCCGTCCGGCCGGACAGATCCTGCCGAGCGAGGCGCCCCGCCTGTCGTACACACGACGCGTCCCGGTGGGTGTGGTGGGTGTGATCTCCCCGTTCAACGCGCCGGTGATCCTCTCGATCCGCTCGGTCGCCCCGGCCCTCGCCCTCGGCAACGCGGTCGTCCTGAAGCCGGACCCGCGCACGGCGGTCTGCGGCGGACTCTCCCTCGCCGCGGTCTTCGCCGAGGCCGGCCTGCCCGAGAACCTGCTGCAGGTACTGCCGGGCGGCCCGGACGTCGGCCAGGCCCTGGTCGCCGACCCGCGCGTGCCGGTCATCTCCTTCACCGGCTCCACGGCGGCGGGCCGGGCGGTCGGCGAGGCGGCCGGACGCCACCTCAAGCGCGTCCACCTCGAACTCGGCGGCAACTCAGCCCTCGTCGTGCTGGAGGACGCCGACCTCGACGCGGTGATCTCGACGGCCGCCTGGGGCTCGTTCTTCCACCAGGGCCAGATCTGCATGACGACCGGTCGGCACCTCGTCCACCAGTCGGTGTACGAGGAGTACGTCGAAAGGCTCTCGGCCAAGGCCGACGCACTCGCCGTCGGCGACCCGCACCGCGAACAGGTCCACCTGGGCCCCATCATCGACGACGCCCAGCTCGCCAAGGTGCACGGACTGGTGGAGGCCAGTACGTCCCGCGGCGCCACACTGGCCGCGGGCGGTACCCACGAGCGACGCTTCTACCGGCCGACGGTCCTGGCGGGCGTCGACGACAGCACTCCCGCCTACGCCGAGGAGGTCTTCGGCCCGGTCGCTCCCGTACGCTCGTTCGCCACCGTCGACGAGGCTGCGGCCCTGGCGGCCCATGGCGAGTACGGCCTCTCGCTGGGCATCGTCACCCGTGACACGGCCCGCGGTCTCGACCTCGCCGAGCGCATCCCGACCGGCATCGTCCACATCAACGACCAGACGGTGAACGACGAGGCCGTGGCCCCCTTCGGCGGCATCGCCGCGTCCGGCACCGGCGCCCGCTTCGGAGGTGAGGCCAACCTGGAGGCCTTCACCGACGTGCGCTGGACGACGGTGCGTGGGGACGTGGCGCCGTATCCGTTCTAG